The Acomys russatus chromosome 18, mAcoRus1.1, whole genome shotgun sequence genome includes a region encoding these proteins:
- the Ctsb gene encoding cathepsin B isoform X1 gives MWWSLVHLSCLLALASAHSKPSFHPLSDDLINYINKQNSTWRAGRNFYNVDMSYVKRLCGTKLGGPKLPEKVGFAEDIDLPEEFDAREQWSKCPTIKEIRDQGSCGSCWAFGAAEAMSDRICIHTKGQVNVEVSAQDLLTCCGMQCGDGCNGGYPSAAWSFWVSKGLVSGGLYNSHIGCLPYTIPPCEHHVNGSRPQCTGEGETPKCVKSCEDGYSPSYKEDKHYGYTSYSVSNNEKKIMKEIYENGPVEGALTVYGDFLTYKSGVYKHEAGDMLGGHAIRILGWGVENGVPYWLAANSWNLDWGDNGLFKILRGEDHCGIESEIVAGIPRTDMYWGRF, from the exons ATGTGGTGGTCCTTGGTCCATCTCTCGTGCCTGCTGGCACTGGCCAGTGCCCACAGCAAGCCTTCCTTCCACCCACTGTCGGATGACCTGATTAACTACATCAACAAACAGAATTCAACGTGGCGG GCTGGACGCAACTTCTACAATGTTGACATGAGCTACGTGAAGAGACTGTGTGGTACCAAACTCGGTGGACCCAAGCTGCCAGAAAA ggTTGGGTTTGCTGAGGACATAGATCTGCCTGAAGAGTTTGATGCACGGGAACAGTGGTCCAAATGCCCGACCATCAAAGAGATTAGAGACCAGGGGTCCTGCGGCTCTTGTTGG GCATTTGGGGCAGCAGAAGCCATGTCTGACCGCATCTGCATCCACACCAAAGGCCAAGTCAACGTGGAAGTGTCTGCTCAGGACCTGCTCACCTGCTGTGGTATGCAGTGTGGGGATGG CTGTAATGGTGGCTATCCCTCGGCAGCATGGAGCTTCTGGGTAAGCAAAGGCCTGGTTTCTGGTGGACTCTACAATTCTCACATAG GCTGCTTACCTTACACCATCCCCCCGTGTGAGCACCATGTCAATGGCTCCCGGCCCCAGTGcactggagagggagagactcCTAAGTGCGTCAAGAGCTGTGAGGACGGCTATTCCCCATCCTACAAAGAAGATAAGCATTACG GGTATACCTCCTACAGCGTGTCTAACAACGAGAAGAAGATCATGAAGGAAATCTACGAAAATGGCCCAGTGGAGGGTGCCCTTACTGTGTATGGAGACTTCTTGACTTACAAATCAG GAGTATACAAGCATGAGGCCGGTGACATGTTGGGTGGCCATGCCATCCGCATCCTGGGCTGGGGAGTAGAGAATGGAGTCCCTTACTGGCTGGCTGCCAACTCTTGGAACCTTGACTGGGGTGATAATG ggCTCTTTAAAATCCTCAGAGGAGAGGACCACTGTGGAATCGAATCAGAAATTGTGGCTGGAATCCCACGCACTGACATGTACTGGGGAAGGTTCTAA
- the Ctsb gene encoding cathepsin B isoform X2 — MHGNSGPNARPSKRLETRGPAALVGCNGGYPSAAWSFWVSKGLVSGGLYNSHIGCLPYTIPPCEHHVNGSRPQCTGEGETPKCVKSCEDGYSPSYKEDKHYGYTSYSVSNNEKKIMKEIYENGPVEGALTVYGDFLTYKSGVYKHEAGDMLGGHAIRILGWGVENGVPYWLAANSWNLDWGDNGLFKILRGEDHCGIESEIVAGIPRTDMYWGRF, encoded by the exons ATGCACGGGAACAGTGGTCCAAATGCCCGACCATCAAAGAGATTAGAGACCAGGGGTCCTGCGGCTCTTGTTGG CTGTAATGGTGGCTATCCCTCGGCAGCATGGAGCTTCTGGGTAAGCAAAGGCCTGGTTTCTGGTGGACTCTACAATTCTCACATAG GCTGCTTACCTTACACCATCCCCCCGTGTGAGCACCATGTCAATGGCTCCCGGCCCCAGTGcactggagagggagagactcCTAAGTGCGTCAAGAGCTGTGAGGACGGCTATTCCCCATCCTACAAAGAAGATAAGCATTACG GGTATACCTCCTACAGCGTGTCTAACAACGAGAAGAAGATCATGAAGGAAATCTACGAAAATGGCCCAGTGGAGGGTGCCCTTACTGTGTATGGAGACTTCTTGACTTACAAATCAG GAGTATACAAGCATGAGGCCGGTGACATGTTGGGTGGCCATGCCATCCGCATCCTGGGCTGGGGAGTAGAGAATGGAGTCCCTTACTGGCTGGCTGCCAACTCTTGGAACCTTGACTGGGGTGATAATG ggCTCTTTAAAATCCTCAGAGGAGAGGACCACTGTGGAATCGAATCAGAAATTGTGGCTGGAATCCCACGCACTGACATGTACTGGGGAAGGTTCTAA